Genomic window (Candidatus Omnitrophota bacterium):
AAGATATTTCCCGACAAAGTGAAGATCGTCTCTGAGGACTTCAGCGAAGAACTGGACCTCAAGCTCAGGGGGTGATCCACTCGCTGACGCGATGGCCGCAAAGCCTCATTCGGAAAGTATGTTCTTAACCATCTTGGGGATAGGTATCGGTTCGCCGGCGGCGTTCACGAACACATGTACGGTCCGCCCCGAGGTACAGGTCTTCCCTTCCCTTTTCACCTTATACTCGAAGACCAGGCGCGTACCGGTTACCTCAGCCACCTGCGTTTCGACAATGACCCTGTCATCGTACCTTATGGGCATACGATACCGGCAATAAGCCTCGACCACCGGCAGGTATATTTTTTCTTTTTCCTCGAGAGAACGATAGTCCACGCCTCTCGACCTGAAATATTCGGTCCTGGCCACCTCGAACCATACAAAATAATTCGAGTAATACACGACACCCATCTGGTCCGTCTCAGCGTACCTGACGCGTATTTCCGTAAGATCAACAGCGTTCATGTCCTCCTCTTTGGACCTATTGGTCCCTAATTATCTTCACGTACACTTTCCTGGACCTTGGCCCATCGAACTCACAAAGGTATATCCCCTGCCATGTGCCCAGAAGCGGCCTGGCTTGCTCTATCATCACCTGTATGGAACTACCCATAATGGAAGCTTTTATATGTGCCGGGGAATTTCCCTCGCAGTGGCGGTAATCTTCGTTTTCCGGTACGATCGTCCCGAGACCCTTTATTATATCCAGCCGCACATCCGGGTCCGCGTTCTCATTTATGGTCACACCCGCGGTCGTATGCGGGATGAACACATGACATACACCCCCGCTAACCCCGGAAGCCGATATCACTTCCCTGACCGGGCCGGTTATGTCTATGAGTTCCTCTTTTTTTCCGGAATCCACGCTGAAGATCGCGATCTTATTATTCGACATATTCACCAAGTACGGTTCGGATCAAGACCTCGGGAATATCCTCCACTACTTCTACCTTGCCTATACGTCGGGGGAGAACGAAACGGTTGGATCCCGCAACGAATTTCTTGTCATAGCCGTACGCTTTCATGACATCTTCCGTATCCACGCCTTCCAGCCTGAGCGGCAGACCTATC
Coding sequences:
- a CDS encoding thioesterase family protein, producing MNAVDLTEIRVRYAETDQMGVVYYSNYFVWFEVARTEYFRSRGVDYRSLEEKEKIYLPVVEAYCRYRMPIRYDDRVIVETQVAEVTGTRLVFEYKVKREGKTCTSGRTVHVFVNAAGEPIPIPKMVKNILSE
- a CDS encoding secondary thiamine-phosphate synthase enzyme YjbQ encodes the protein MSNNKIAIFSVDSGKKEELIDITGPVREVISASGVSGGVCHVFIPHTTAGVTINENADPDVRLDIIKGLGTIVPENEDYRHCEGNSPAHIKASIMGSSIQVMIEQARPLLGTWQGIYLCEFDGPRSRKVYVKIIRDQ